The Candidatus Margulisiibacteriota bacterium genome includes the window GATGACTTTCAGACCTCTTTTCATCGGGGTAAATATCTGGGATGAAAAACCGAGTTCCTTTGACAATTTCCACCATGGCATGTCTTTTGGCTCTTCGAATATATTTGGAACCAGGTAATATTTACCAGTCTCCAGCACAGTCCCCGAAGGGCTGGATGTTATCGGAACCCCCTCTTTTTTTGCTGCTTCATATACCATTTCAATATAATCATGCGGAAGCCCGTATGATGCTGCCATCCTGAGCTTGTTGTCCGCCTCGCCGACCAGCATTATGGTGCCGGAATGTGCATTCACCGCTTCGCATGTAATTTTCAGGATATTTTGTAAGATATCGTTAAACTCAGAAGTAATATCGATTGATGCTATATCAGATAGCGCTTTCAATTTCGATGTTTCGTTTTTATACATGCTCCTAAACTCTGACCAGGATAGATTATATTTACAATATCTTTCCCATAATAAATTCTTCTCCCCTCCAGTCACCTATTAATGTGTTCTTTGGACTGCGCCCCATTTTCAGTAAACTATAAATTAGGTAAAAACCAACTGTAAGATGGCGAGTAAGTCCTTCCTGAAAAGAATGAGGCTGCCTTGAGGCGGATGGGACGAAGTAAGGAAGGGGTCCCGTTTTCTATTTTATCTCTCCCTTTGAAAAAATCTATAAAAGCTGGGAAAACTGAAAAAAAATTCTTATAGGAACATTTATTTAAGAAAAAGGAACTTTATGGCTATTACAAAATCTAAAGAAGGTATCTATGAACCTACCAGAACCACATACTCTATCTTTCTCGACTCTAATGAGTGAGATTGATAAAGGAATAATAAAAATTCCTCAATTTCAAAGGGATTTTGTTTGGAACAAGAAAAAATCTTGCAGATTAATGGATAGCATTGTAAAGGGTTATCCTATTGGAACATTTATTTTTTGGAAAACAAATGAGAGATTAAGGGCTATAAGGAATATAGGCGGGATTGAACTACCAGAAGCTAGTAAAGGAGAATTTATCCAGTATGTATTGGATGGGCAACAGAGGTTAACAAGTCTATATGCTACGTTAAAGGGTTTGAGTATACAAAGAGATGATGTACAAGAAGATTTTTCTGAAATGTACATCGACTTAGAAGTTGAAGAAAATGACGACGTTGTAATTTTTAATATCGAAGATAAAGATAAATCAAAGATTATCAAATTAAAAGATTTACTATTTGGTAGCTTTCAATTACTGAATGACTACCCTAAAGAATTTCATAATAAAATCGATGAATATAGAAAAAGAATTCAATCTTATAATTTTTCAGTAATACTTATAAAAGAAGCAAGTATTGACGTTGCCACCGACATCTTTACACGAATTAATGTCGGAGGAAAACCCTTATCGGTTTTTGAAATAATGGTTGCAAAGACATTTGATTCTGAAAAGAATTTTGATTTAGCAGAAAAATACCAAGCGTTGATTGAGAACATATCAGAAATTGATTATGAAACAATTGCAGATGCTACTGTTTTGCAAACGGTATCCACATTGTTGACAAATGAATGTTCAAAAAAACAAATTTTAAATCTTAAGAAGCAAAACTTTATTGATATATGGGATGAAGCCGAAGATGCAATTTTAAGTGCAGTTGAATATTTCAGAAATTTTTATAGAATCCCAGTATCTCAACTTTTACCATATAATGCACTTGTTGTCCCTTTTGCATATTTTTTTTACCATCATAAAGATAGACCAACAGGGGATAAACAACGGTATCTCCAAGATTTTTTTTGGCGCAGTTCATTATCTGGTCGTTATTCTTCGTCTTTAGAGAGTAAATTAGCACAAGATATTAAAAGAGTTGATAAAATTCTGAAAGATGATTTACCAAGATATGACTATGCAATAGATACAAGCCCTGAATTTATTAAAAACAATGGGTTTGGACTGAACCCCGTTTTGTGTACAACCAGTTAAGAAACTCTCCCATTTAAAACTTCCTCTGACTTTTCAAATTCTTCAGGAGTGACATACCCGATAGATGAATGAACCCGTTT containing:
- a CDS encoding DUF262 domain-containing protein, producing the protein MNLPEPHTLSFSTLMSEIDKGIIKIPQFQRDFVWNKKKSCRLMDSIVKGYPIGTFIFWKTNERLRAIRNIGGIELPEASKGEFIQYVLDGQQRLTSLYATLKGLSIQRDDVQEDFSEMYIDLEVEENDDVVIFNIEDKDKSKIIKLKDLLFGSFQLLNDYPKEFHNKIDEYRKRIQSYNFSVILIKEASIDVATDIFTRINVGGKPLSVFEIMVAKTFDSEKNFDLAEKYQALIENISEIDYETIADATVLQTVSTLLTNECSKKQILNLKKQNFIDIWDEAEDAILSAVEYFRNFYRIPVSQLLPYNALVVPFAYFFYHHKDRPTGDKQRYLQDFFWRSSLSGRYSSSLESKLAQDIKRVDKILKDDLPRYDYAIDTSPEFIKNNGFGLNPVLCTTS